One Granulicella sp. 5B5 DNA window includes the following coding sequences:
- a CDS encoding VOC family protein, with product MLNRRRISASLLSLFILSIVTVGLRAQQATPTKPSADLAGLAHVAIRVHDLDAAVGFYEKLGFVRAFALSRDGKVYEAFIKINDQQYIELYPVDAKNTQVGFLHVCFSGNDLQAAHDYYVQQGLTPNAVRTAGAGNLLFTMPGPATPTGQQNMEYTQYMPGSRHTKAIGEFLGADRISTKMVEVAIAFDDPAQAAAFYKDKVGFTPEKHGVFALPGNSSEAIRVVPAAKLGTKADIVFAAGKDAAKTLEQRGVAFTRGAEFGGKGDLTLTDPDGNLIVLQTTKQ from the coding sequence ATGCTGAATCGCCGTCGCATCTCTGCTTCCCTGCTCAGTCTGTTCATTCTTTCTATAGTTACCGTTGGGCTGCGCGCGCAGCAGGCTACGCCTACAAAACCTTCGGCGGACCTGGCGGGGCTGGCGCATGTGGCGATCCGGGTGCACGACCTGGATGCGGCCGTGGGGTTCTACGAGAAGCTGGGGTTTGTGCGGGCGTTTGCGCTGTCGCGCGATGGCAAGGTGTACGAGGCGTTCATCAAGATCAATGACCAGCAGTACATTGAGCTGTACCCGGTGGATGCGAAGAACACGCAGGTGGGGTTTCTGCATGTGTGTTTCTCCGGCAATGACCTGCAGGCTGCGCATGACTATTACGTGCAGCAGGGGCTGACGCCAAATGCGGTGAGGACAGCCGGCGCGGGAAACCTGTTGTTTACGATGCCTGGACCAGCGACGCCGACAGGGCAGCAGAACATGGAGTACACACAGTACATGCCGGGGTCTCGGCATACGAAGGCGATTGGGGAGTTTTTAGGGGCGGACCGTATCTCAACGAAGATGGTCGAAGTGGCGATCGCGTTCGATGACCCGGCGCAGGCGGCGGCGTTCTACAAAGACAAGGTGGGCTTTACGCCGGAGAAGCATGGTGTGTTTGCGCTGCCGGGGAACTCGTCGGAGGCGATCCGCGTGGTGCCCGCGGCGAAGCTGGGGACGAAGGCGGACATTGTGTTTGCAGCGGGCAAGGATGCCGCGAAGACGCTGGAGCAGCGGGGTGTCGCGTTTACGCGGGGCGCGGAGTTTGGCGGCAAGGGTGACCTGACATTGACTGATCCCGATGGGAACCTGATTGTGTTGCAGACCACTAAGCAATAG
- a CDS encoding A24 family peptidase has protein sequence MISPIWFESAAFLLGLIFGSFLNVCISRLPAHESLWKPRSHCRSCGATIAWYDNLPVLSWVLLRAKCRGCGEQISWRYPVVEIAVGVWFALAASKLESFIRTRNGSSNWLPSYYYKGYFDVAIFLILGFLLIGLMVMDWQTHKLPDVFTWTGIAIGFLLACVRVALLGPHEDEVILHGRNPLSSPGNVVDAGNVVLTGPEHVVLGWLGAVVAAGCLLLVVRWVYMKLRGREGMGLGDAKLLAMIAAFLGFWPAMLALFVGVVTCSAYALVLLARGKAQAATRLPLGTFLCVGGLVAALVGPQLIAWYQSLL, from the coding sequence ATGATTTCGCCTATCTGGTTTGAAAGCGCTGCGTTTTTGCTGGGGCTGATCTTCGGCAGCTTTTTGAATGTGTGCATCAGCCGGCTGCCGGCGCACGAGAGCCTCTGGAAGCCACGATCGCACTGCCGGAGTTGCGGGGCGACAATTGCGTGGTACGACAATCTGCCGGTACTGAGCTGGGTTCTGCTGCGGGCGAAGTGCCGAGGGTGCGGGGAGCAGATCTCGTGGCGGTATCCGGTGGTGGAGATTGCGGTGGGAGTATGGTTTGCGCTTGCTGCATCCAAATTAGAGAGCTTCATCAGAACTCGCAACGGATCTAGCAACTGGTTGCCTTCCTACTATTACAAGGGATATTTTGACGTCGCGATTTTTCTCATTCTCGGCTTCCTGCTCATCGGGCTGATGGTGATGGATTGGCAGACGCACAAGCTGCCAGATGTGTTTACGTGGACAGGGATTGCGATTGGTTTTTTGCTGGCATGTGTGCGGGTGGCGCTTCTGGGGCCGCATGAGGATGAGGTGATTCTGCATGGGCGCAATCCGCTGAGCAGTCCGGGTAATGTGGTGGATGCGGGAAACGTGGTGCTGACCGGGCCCGAGCATGTGGTGCTGGGATGGCTGGGAGCCGTGGTGGCGGCGGGGTGTCTGCTGCTGGTGGTGCGGTGGGTTTATATGAAGCTGCGCGGTCGCGAGGGCATGGGGCTGGGCGATGCGAAGCTGCTGGCCATGATTGCGGCTTTCCTGGGGTTCTGGCCGGCGATGCTGGCGCTGTTTGTGGGTGTGGTGACGTGCTCGGCGTATGCGCTGGTGCTGCTGGCGCGTGGGAAGGCGCAGGCCGCGACGCGGCTGCCGCTGGGGACGTTTCTTTGCGTCGGCGGATTGGTGGCGGCGCTGGTGGGGCCGCAGCTGATTGCGTGGTATCAATCGCTGCTGTGA
- a CDS encoding NADH-quinone oxidoreductase subunit A: MQTNPYIWQYIPFALQVLVALALAGGMVGASFFIGKHKRSKVKLGAYECGMDPVGDARGRFSVKFYMVAMLFILFDVEAVFMLPWAVVYRQLHQITGSRLFGFWEMVVYLGFVAVGLFYVWKKGILNWTNDKADL, translated from the coding sequence ATGCAAACGAATCCATATATCTGGCAGTACATTCCCTTCGCACTTCAGGTGCTGGTCGCGCTGGCGCTGGCCGGCGGGATGGTGGGTGCGTCGTTCTTTATCGGCAAACACAAGCGGAGCAAGGTGAAGCTGGGCGCGTATGAGTGCGGCATGGACCCGGTGGGCGATGCGCGCGGACGGTTCAGCGTGAAGTTCTACATGGTCGCGATGCTGTTCATCCTGTTCGATGTGGAAGCGGTGTTCATGCTGCCGTGGGCAGTGGTGTACCGGCAACTGCACCAGATCACGGGGTCTCGGCTGTTCGGGTTCTGGGAGATGGTGGTGTACCTGGGCTTTGTGGCCGTGGGGCTCTTTTATGTGTGGAAGAAGGGCATCCTGAACTGGACCAACGACAAGGCCGATCTGTAG
- a CDS encoding NADH-quinone oxidoreductase subunit C, with protein MTDPITNPATPEACFGKEAVSLALADHAAVQGLAEYILDAKWDRKELTLTVAPENIVAACKAAQAAGYVFFEDVTGVDWYPAEPRFQLSYSLLSYKLKQRIRVVVRLNEGQSVASITGVWPAANFYEREVFDLFGVPFTGHPNLTRIMMPDNWKGHPLRKDYPVEGYR; from the coding sequence ATGACCGATCCAATTACGAATCCTGCCACGCCGGAAGCCTGCTTTGGTAAAGAGGCCGTCTCGCTGGCGCTGGCCGACCATGCCGCGGTGCAGGGACTGGCGGAGTACATCCTTGATGCAAAGTGGGACCGCAAGGAGCTGACGCTGACGGTGGCTCCTGAAAACATTGTGGCTGCGTGCAAGGCCGCGCAGGCTGCCGGGTACGTCTTTTTCGAGGATGTCACCGGAGTGGATTGGTATCCGGCGGAGCCGCGGTTCCAGTTGAGCTACTCCCTGCTGAGCTACAAGCTGAAGCAGCGGATTCGCGTGGTGGTGCGGCTGAACGAAGGGCAATCGGTGGCGTCGATTACGGGCGTTTGGCCGGCGGCGAACTTTTATGAGCGCGAGGTATTCGACCTGTTCGGCGTGCCGTTTACGGGGCACCCGAACCTGACGCGCATTATGATGCCGGACAACTGGAAGGGACATCCCCTGCGTAAGGACTACCCGGTGGAGGGGTACAGATAA
- the nuoD gene encoding NADH dehydrogenase (quinone) subunit D, with protein MSPIEELDEITAEDMKIPGVADVVRESVTHHKPHGSDPVSDQTMILNMGPQHPSTHGVLRLVIELDGETVISLAPDIGYLHTGIEKTCEAKFYAQVTPMTDRIDYLCPMTNNTAYALAVEKLLELEIPERAQYIRVLFNELTRIQSHLVWLGTHAMDIGALTVFLYCFREREALLRIFEAVSGQRMMTSFVRIGGVSLELPPGLLKDIRTFLADFPSKIAEYEGLLNGNPIWQSRLKDVGMLSAEDAIALGVSGPPMRASGIDFDVRRDMPYSGYEKFQFNVPVSNGCDVWARYLVRMDEMRESVKICLQALDGLPEGRIMADAPKIILPDREQMKTQMESLIHHFKIVTEGFAVPVGEATSSVEAPHGMMNYYVVSDGTAKPYRVHMRNADFANLQALETMCKGRLIADVVAVIGSIDVVLGAIDR; from the coding sequence ATGTCGCCGATCGAGGAACTGGACGAGATTACCGCTGAAGATATGAAGATTCCCGGCGTCGCGGACGTGGTTCGCGAGTCGGTGACGCACCACAAGCCGCATGGGTCGGACCCGGTGAGCGATCAGACAATGATCCTGAACATGGGCCCGCAGCATCCGTCGACGCATGGCGTGCTGAGGCTGGTGATCGAGCTGGATGGCGAGACCGTGATCTCGCTGGCGCCGGACATCGGGTATCTGCATACGGGCATTGAGAAGACCTGCGAGGCGAAGTTTTATGCGCAGGTGACTCCGATGACCGACCGCATCGACTACCTGTGCCCGATGACGAATAACACGGCCTATGCGCTGGCGGTGGAGAAGCTGCTGGAGCTGGAGATTCCGGAGCGCGCGCAGTACATCCGCGTGCTGTTCAATGAGCTGACGCGCATTCAGAGCCACTTGGTGTGGTTGGGTACGCATGCGATGGATATCGGCGCGCTGACGGTGTTCCTGTACTGCTTCCGCGAGCGCGAGGCGTTGCTGCGCATCTTTGAGGCGGTGAGCGGGCAGCGCATGATGACCAGCTTTGTGCGCATCGGCGGTGTGAGCCTGGAGCTGCCGCCGGGGCTGCTGAAGGACATCCGTACGTTCCTGGCGGATTTTCCGTCGAAGATCGCGGAGTACGAAGGGCTGCTGAATGGCAACCCGATCTGGCAGTCGCGACTGAAGGACGTAGGTATGCTTTCGGCTGAGGACGCTATTGCGCTGGGCGTGAGCGGGCCACCGATGCGCGCTTCGGGCATTGATTTCGATGTGCGGCGCGATATGCCGTACTCGGGCTATGAGAAGTTCCAGTTCAATGTGCCGGTGTCGAATGGCTGCGATGTGTGGGCCCGGTACCTCGTGCGCATGGACGAGATGCGCGAGAGCGTGAAGATCTGCCTACAGGCGCTGGATGGGTTGCCGGAGGGCCGCATTATGGCCGATGCTCCGAAGATCATTCTGCCGGACCGCGAGCAGATGAAGACGCAGATGGAGTCTCTGATCCATCACTTCAAGATTGTGACCGAAGGCTTTGCGGTACCGGTGGGAGAGGCAACTTCGTCGGTTGAGGCTCCGCACGGGATGATGAACTACTACGTCGTCTCGGATGGCACGGCCAAGCCGTACCGCGTGCATATGCGGAATGCCGACTTTGCGAATCTGCAGGCGCTGGAGACGATGTGCAAGGGCCGGTTGATTGCGGATGTGGTCGCTGTGATTGGGTCGATTGATGTAGTGCTGGGTGCTATTGATCGGTAG
- a CDS encoding transcriptional regulator, which translates to MNDRLHIELWTSWASLLRSYAAAHGLNAKEHAVVEVSSEEITLRVGSRWMRFTADQVERSDGGTVSFALNEDGTVSVGGAPAEEMDMAAERFAREMLHGG; encoded by the coding sequence TTGAATGACCGACTTCATATCGAGCTTTGGACTTCATGGGCTTCCCTCCTACGCAGCTATGCGGCTGCGCATGGGTTGAATGCGAAGGAACATGCGGTGGTTGAGGTGAGTTCGGAGGAGATTACGCTACGGGTTGGCAGCCGGTGGATGCGGTTTACGGCGGATCAGGTTGAGCGCAGCGACGGTGGCACGGTTTCTTTTGCGTTGAATGAGGATGGCACGGTCTCGGTGGGTGGAGCGCCTGCGGAGGAGATGGATATGGCCGCGGAGCGGTTTGCGCGTGAGATGCTGCATGGCGGTTAG
- a CDS encoding NAD(P)H-dependent oxidoreductase subunit E, with product MSSIANSIFTPETAARFDKLASIYPVKRSALVPMLLYAQDEIGYVSNAAVAEIAERLDLLELDVRNVLSYYSMLRTAPVGKYNVQVCTNISCMLRGGFELLDHCKKTLHIGHKETTADGLFSLEEVECIGACCWAPAVQVNYDFHEDLTPAKMDAVLEDYRAGRGKDVK from the coding sequence ATGAGCAGCATTGCGAACTCGATCTTTACGCCTGAGACGGCGGCCCGCTTCGATAAGCTGGCCTCGATTTACCCGGTGAAGCGCTCGGCGCTGGTACCGATGCTGTTGTATGCGCAGGACGAGATTGGCTATGTCTCGAATGCGGCAGTGGCTGAGATTGCCGAGCGGCTGGACCTGCTGGAGCTGGATGTCCGCAACGTGCTGAGCTACTACTCGATGCTGCGGACCGCCCCGGTGGGCAAGTACAACGTGCAGGTGTGCACGAACATCAGCTGCATGCTGCGCGGCGGGTTTGAGCTGCTGGACCACTGTAAGAAGACCCTGCATATCGGACACAAGGAGACTACCGCGGATGGTCTCTTTTCTTTGGAAGAGGTGGAGTGCATTGGGGCGTGCTGCTGGGCGCCGGCCGTGCAGGTGAACTACGACTTCCATGAAGACCTGACCCCCGCGAAGATGGATGCGGTGCTCGAAGACTATCGTGCCGGACGCGGAAAGGACGTGAAGTAG
- the nuoF gene encoding NADH-quinone oxidoreductase subunit NuoF: MPTLVSHPDEVKVVSRRFGMGATDIDKYVELDGYKAVQMAIEQGPEWIINTMKASGLRGRGGAGFPTGMKWSFVPKVSEKPKYVLVNGDESEPGTCKDHVIFLHDPHAVIEGTMIAGLAIGAKLGFIYLRGEYRYLLKIVEKAVADAYAKGYLGKNIFGKEGVDFDIITQTGAGAYEVGEESALMESLEGKRGVPRIKPPFPAVVGLYGGPTVINNAETIANAPHILLMGGESYAKLGTERNGGTRLFGISGHVERPGVYELPMGYSMRKAIYEVAGGIKDGKKLKAVVPGGSSCPVLRADEIDVGLDFDQMAKAGTMLGSGGIVVLDESVSIVEFALRTIRFYQHESCGWCIPCREGTDWIKKTLTRFHAGGGNKKDIDNIQYLAENMMGRTFCPLGDAAAMPTLGFIKKFRSEFEEYLEGKRVEHPLIQIQPVGEPELAGAH, encoded by the coding sequence ATGCCTACCCTGGTTTCGCATCCGGATGAAGTGAAGGTGGTAAGCCGCAGGTTCGGCATGGGCGCTACCGACATCGACAAGTACGTGGAACTGGACGGCTACAAGGCCGTGCAGATGGCGATCGAGCAGGGGCCGGAGTGGATCATCAATACGATGAAGGCCAGCGGATTGCGCGGACGAGGCGGTGCGGGATTCCCGACCGGCATGAAGTGGTCGTTCGTTCCGAAGGTGAGCGAGAAGCCGAAGTATGTGCTGGTAAACGGTGATGAGAGCGAGCCCGGCACGTGCAAGGACCACGTGATCTTTCTGCACGATCCCCATGCGGTGATTGAAGGCACGATGATCGCGGGGCTGGCGATTGGTGCGAAGCTTGGGTTCATCTATCTGCGCGGTGAGTATCGCTACCTGCTGAAGATCGTGGAGAAGGCCGTTGCCGACGCATATGCGAAGGGCTATCTGGGCAAGAACATCTTTGGCAAAGAGGGCGTGGACTTCGACATCATTACGCAGACCGGCGCGGGCGCGTATGAGGTGGGTGAAGAGAGTGCGCTGATGGAGTCGCTGGAGGGCAAGCGTGGCGTGCCGCGCATCAAGCCGCCGTTCCCTGCCGTGGTGGGGTTGTATGGTGGGCCGACGGTGATCAACAATGCCGAAACGATTGCGAATGCTCCGCACATTTTGCTGATGGGCGGCGAGTCATACGCGAAGCTCGGTACGGAGCGCAACGGTGGGACGCGGCTGTTCGGCATCAGCGGCCATGTGGAGCGGCCGGGCGTGTATGAGCTGCCGATGGGCTACTCGATGCGCAAGGCAATTTACGAAGTGGCCGGTGGCATCAAGGATGGCAAGAAGCTGAAGGCGGTTGTGCCTGGTGGATCGAGCTGCCCTGTGCTGCGCGCCGATGAGATTGATGTAGGGCTGGACTTCGACCAGATGGCGAAGGCTGGAACGATGCTGGGTTCAGGCGGGATCGTGGTGCTCGATGAGTCGGTGAGCATTGTAGAGTTTGCACTGCGGACGATCCGGTTCTACCAGCATGAGAGCTGCGGGTGGTGCATCCCGTGCCGTGAAGGAACGGATTGGATCAAGAAGACGCTGACGCGTTTCCATGCAGGTGGCGGCAATAAGAAGGACATCGACAATATTCAGTATCTGGCTGAGAACATGATGGGGCGCACGTTCTGCCCGCTCGGTGATGCGGCTGCGATGCCGACGCTGGGCTTCATCAAGAAGTTTCGCTCGGAGTTCGAGGAGTATCTCGAAGGCAAGCGCGTGGAGCATCCGTTGATTCAGATTCAGCCGGTTGGCGAGCCTGAGCTCGCAGGAGCGCATTAG
- a CDS encoding molybdopterin-dependent oxidoreductase: protein MADVSFTVDGKKLTAPAGTLLIDACKSAGIEIPAFCYYPGLSLQAACRMCVVRIEKQPKLATACTTTVAEGMNVTTESPEIAQARKATLQLLLGNHPLDCPVCDAGGECELQDMTFKYGAADSFYTEPKNHREEQQWSPVVYFDRPRCILCYRCVRMCGEGMDIFALGVQNRGSSSVIAPNIPVSESPNGMAALDCEQCGMCIDACPVGALTSGTYRYKTRPWEMNHVATVCTHCGDGCKTTLGVRSVSDGSEIVRGDNRDKSGMNGDFLCNKGRYAFDFANNIERLTSPLVRKDGKLVPVSWEEALGFAGKRLREIRDEKGANAVGVIGSNRTTNEESYLLQKFARTVIGTNNIDHHRTADYVTLATALQGTTTVAGKPRFASQRCVEKSPAILLVGGDPTNEAPLTAWNIRTNVRLNKARVYVANHRDIKLKRQAKAFTPVAEFGYAAFIDSLGEENEFTKAVKSEEKLLVVVGNELRGGELAKLIAALPHAKFALLADYANSRGAADMGVLPDALPGYQPLTGSAIASEYTSPSEPGLDLLGMFDAAANGKLAALYVVGSNPVKRYGIDATALKDTFVIVQDMFLTETAMLADVVLPAANLYEKSGSVTNSYGDVQLVSKAADKAGVRSDFEMIVRLADKFGHEIKTLVPFGKGLRADMGQTRGAQSGEADRHSVWLTANNMEPKLSPFDPFAILDEIQRLVPGYDKLLRLQLLSGNDQHIAPAGSGLVQISGSRKDLVLPAADSLFTSGSLTRYSPMLQDVQRHQADEAATPLASAD from the coding sequence ATGGCAGACGTATCGTTCACAGTAGATGGCAAGAAGCTGACCGCACCTGCGGGAACGCTGTTGATTGATGCCTGCAAATCCGCGGGGATTGAGATTCCGGCGTTCTGTTACTACCCGGGGCTGAGCTTGCAGGCCGCGTGCCGCATGTGCGTGGTGCGGATTGAGAAACAGCCGAAGCTCGCGACGGCCTGCACAACGACGGTAGCTGAAGGCATGAACGTAACGACCGAGTCGCCAGAGATTGCGCAGGCGCGCAAGGCGACGCTGCAACTGCTACTCGGGAACCATCCGCTGGACTGCCCGGTGTGCGATGCAGGTGGTGAGTGCGAACTGCAGGACATGACGTTCAAGTATGGTGCGGCGGACAGCTTCTACACTGAGCCGAAGAACCATCGCGAAGAGCAGCAGTGGTCGCCGGTGGTGTACTTCGACCGGCCGCGTTGCATCCTTTGCTATCGCTGTGTACGCATGTGCGGTGAGGGCATGGACATCTTTGCGCTGGGCGTGCAGAACCGCGGCAGCAGCAGCGTGATTGCTCCCAACATCCCGGTGAGCGAGTCTCCCAATGGCATGGCTGCGCTGGACTGCGAGCAGTGCGGGATGTGCATTGATGCGTGCCCGGTGGGGGCGCTGACCAGTGGCACGTATCGGTACAAGACGCGGCCATGGGAGATGAACCATGTGGCGACCGTCTGCACGCACTGCGGCGATGGCTGCAAGACGACTCTGGGCGTGCGGTCCGTGAGCGACGGCAGCGAGATTGTACGCGGGGACAACCGCGACAAGAGCGGCATGAACGGCGACTTCCTGTGCAACAAGGGGCGGTATGCGTTCGACTTTGCGAACAACATCGAGCGGCTGACGTCTCCGCTAGTTCGCAAGGACGGCAAGCTGGTGCCTGTGAGCTGGGAAGAAGCTCTGGGCTTTGCGGGCAAGCGGCTGCGCGAGATCCGCGATGAGAAGGGCGCCAATGCTGTCGGCGTGATTGGATCGAACCGCACAACGAATGAAGAGAGCTATCTGCTGCAGAAGTTTGCGCGGACAGTGATTGGGACGAACAACATCGACCACCATCGCACGGCTGACTATGTGACGCTCGCGACCGCGCTGCAGGGCACGACGACCGTAGCAGGTAAGCCACGCTTTGCCTCTCAGCGCTGCGTAGAGAAGTCGCCTGCGATCCTGCTGGTGGGTGGCGATCCAACGAATGAAGCTCCGTTGACGGCGTGGAATATCCGCACGAATGTTCGCTTGAACAAGGCGCGCGTGTACGTTGCCAACCATCGTGATATCAAGCTGAAGCGTCAGGCGAAGGCGTTTACACCGGTTGCTGAGTTCGGGTATGCGGCGTTCATTGACTCGCTGGGCGAGGAGAACGAGTTCACCAAGGCGGTGAAGTCCGAAGAGAAGCTGTTGGTCGTTGTCGGCAACGAACTGCGCGGAGGCGAATTGGCCAAGCTGATCGCTGCCCTGCCCCATGCAAAGTTCGCGCTGCTCGCGGACTATGCGAACTCGCGCGGTGCGGCGGACATGGGCGTACTACCGGATGCCCTTCCGGGATATCAGCCGCTGACTGGCTCTGCCATCGCCAGTGAGTATACGAGCCCGAGTGAGCCTGGGTTGGATCTGCTGGGCATGTTCGATGCCGCTGCGAATGGCAAGCTGGCCGCGTTGTATGTCGTCGGTTCCAACCCTGTGAAGCGTTACGGGATCGACGCAACCGCGCTGAAGGACACATTCGTGATTGTGCAAGACATGTTCCTGACCGAGACGGCTATGCTTGCGGATGTGGTTTTACCGGCGGCTAACCTCTATGAGAAGTCCGGTTCGGTGACAAACAGCTATGGCGATGTGCAGCTTGTGAGCAAAGCTGCCGACAAAGCCGGCGTCCGTTCTGACTTCGAGATGATTGTGCGGCTAGCTGACAAGTTTGGGCATGAGATCAAGACGCTGGTGCCGTTCGGCAAAGGCCTGCGCGCGGACATGGGCCAAACACGCGGCGCACAGAGCGGAGAGGCCGACCGTCACAGTGTCTGGCTAACAGCCAACAATATGGAGCCAAAGCTCTCGCCGTTCGATCCGTTCGCAATTCTCGATGAGATTCAGAGGCTGGTTCCGGGCTATGACAAACTGCTGCGGCTGCAGCTACTGAGCGGTAACGATCAGCACATTGCGCCCGCAGGTTCCGGGCTGGTACAGATCAGCGGCAGCCGTAAGGACCTTGTGCTGCCTGCTGCCGATTCTCTTTTCACTTCCGGCTCACTAACGCGTTACTCCCCAATGCTGCAAGATGTGCAGCGCCACCAGGCGGATGAAGCCGCCACACCCCTGGCCTCTGCCGACTGA
- the nuoH gene encoding NADH-quinone oxidoreductase subunit NuoH, whose translation MKLSTFQIFLLLTVVKIAVVLVITLTAVAYTVLLERKVLGRMQNRWGPSRVGPFGLLQPLADGIKLFLKEDLMPLAVERPLFVAAPIIALTCALISISMVPFGDNIALPGTNVDLFQIANINVGLLIILGITSIGVYGIALSGWSSNNKYSLFGSLRSTAQVISYELALGLSLVGVVLRAGSLSLRDIVNSQSKHGLLSWNIFGGLQIVGFFVYLMAAYAETNRSPFDLPEAESELVAGYHTEYSSMKFAMFFMAEYANMITVACVATLLFFGGAGSPFGHTFDHLFASGILHAILPVFWFVAKVFAFLLLYIWVRATLPRFRYDQLMGFGWKFLLPVAMANILATALVLAYRS comes from the coding sequence ATGAAGCTCTCAACTTTTCAAATCTTCCTGTTGCTCACGGTCGTCAAGATCGCGGTGGTGTTGGTGATCACGCTGACAGCAGTAGCCTATACCGTGCTGCTCGAGCGCAAGGTGCTTGGCCGTATGCAGAACCGCTGGGGACCCTCGCGCGTTGGCCCGTTTGGACTTCTGCAACCGCTTGCCGACGGCATCAAGCTCTTCCTCAAGGAAGACCTTATGCCTCTCGCCGTCGAGCGCCCGCTGTTTGTAGCGGCACCCATCATTGCGTTGACGTGTGCACTGATCTCGATCTCGATGGTGCCGTTCGGCGATAACATTGCACTTCCGGGAACCAACGTCGATCTCTTTCAGATCGCGAACATCAATGTTGGCCTGCTCATCATCCTCGGCATTACCAGCATCGGCGTTTACGGCATCGCTCTCTCCGGCTGGAGTTCAAATAACAAGTACTCTCTGTTTGGATCGCTGCGTTCGACCGCGCAAGTGATCAGCTATGAGCTTGCGCTAGGGCTTTCGCTCGTCGGCGTGGTACTGCGTGCGGGCTCGTTATCGCTTCGGGACATCGTCAATTCGCAAAGCAAGCATGGGCTACTCTCCTGGAATATCTTTGGGGGGCTTCAGATCGTCGGCTTCTTCGTGTATCTGATGGCTGCTTATGCAGAGACAAACCGTTCGCCGTTCGATCTCCCTGAGGCGGAGAGCGAGCTTGTCGCCGGTTATCACACCGAATATTCGTCGATGAAGTTCGCCATGTTCTTCATGGCTGAGTACGCGAACATGATCACGGTGGCCTGTGTAGCGACACTGCTTTTCTTTGGAGGAGCCGGTTCACCTTTTGGGCACACCTTCGATCATCTTTTTGCCAGCGGTATCCTGCACGCAATCCTGCCTGTTTTCTGGTTTGTGGCTAAGGTATTCGCGTTTCTGCTGCTCTACATCTGGGTGCGCGCAACATTACCGCGTTTTCGCTACGACCAGCTCATGGGTTTCGGATGGAAGTTTTTGTTACCAGTAGCAATGGCAAATATCCTCGCCACCGCACTGGTGCTGGCCTACCGCAGTTGA
- a CDS encoding NADH-quinone oxidoreductase subunit J: MQIVLFTIFGLLAVAAALNMLLQRHPINSALSLVVVMMSLAVLYWSLGAEFLAAAQVIVYAGAIMVLFIFVVMLLNAGEETRTHGSKIASIAGFPGGAAIFCLLSFVFLKYRSVLGTAQLGGLQAGAESNLLRIAHSLFTTLLLPFEVTSILILVAILGAVVLARKEL; the protein is encoded by the coding sequence ATGCAAATTGTCCTCTTCACCATCTTCGGATTATTGGCAGTAGCGGCCGCATTGAATATGCTGCTACAGCGCCATCCGATCAACTCGGCGCTTTCGCTGGTCGTCGTTATGATGTCGCTGGCTGTTCTGTACTGGTCGCTCGGCGCAGAGTTCCTAGCCGCCGCGCAGGTGATCGTGTACGCGGGCGCCATCATGGTCCTGTTCATCTTTGTGGTGATGCTGCTGAACGCAGGCGAAGAGACCCGAACGCACGGCTCTAAGATCGCTTCGATTGCGGGCTTTCCGGGGGGAGCAGCAATCTTCTGCCTGCTGAGCTTTGTGTTTCTGAAGTATCGAAGCGTGCTGGGCACGGCGCAGCTGGGTGGCTTGCAGGCCGGCGCGGAGAGCAACCTGCTCAGGATCGCACACTCGTTGTTTACGACCCTGCTTCTGCCGTTTGAGGTCACCTCCATCCTTATCCTCGTTGCAATCCTCGGCGCTGTTGTGCTGGCGCGGAAGGAGCTCTAA
- the nuoK gene encoding NADH-quinone oxidoreductase subunit NuoK: MVPTAYYLVLGAVLFCIGIASFLIRRSVITIFMSIELMLNAVNLTFVAFAHMWGQVSGQIFVFFVMVVAAAEAAVGLAIIIALFRVRQTLNVDQVNLLKN; encoded by the coding sequence ATGGTGCCCACAGCGTATTACCTGGTGCTGGGTGCCGTTCTGTTCTGCATCGGCATCGCCTCCTTCCTGATTCGGCGTAGCGTCATCACGATCTTCATGTCGATCGAGTTGATGCTCAACGCCGTGAACCTGACGTTCGTAGCCTTCGCGCATATGTGGGGGCAGGTATCGGGACAGATCTTTGTCTTCTTCGTCATGGTGGTTGCCGCGGCTGAGGCCGCTGTAGGTTTGGCCATCATCATCGCGCTCTTCCGTGTGCGGCAGACGCTCAACGTCGACCAGGTGAACCTGCTCAAGAACTAA